The following are encoded together in the Mugil cephalus isolate CIBA_MC_2020 chromosome 18, CIBA_Mcephalus_1.1, whole genome shotgun sequence genome:
- the nktr gene encoding NK-tumor recognition protein isoform X1, with translation MGVKERPQCYFDVELNREPVGRIVFQLFSDICPKTSKNFLCLCTGERGTGKITGKKLCYKGSTFHRVVKNFMIQGGDFTEGNGRGGESIYGGYFEDENFTLKHDRAFLLSMANRGKDTNGSQFFITTKTAPHLDGVHVVFGLVISGFEVIKKIEGLKTDSASRPYADVRVMDCGQLITKSANDVLQGKRKRASHSADSSLNSHDSSSQFSSSSGSESESDERHKHHKHKRHSKNKRPKKKRRESKKENSSEILPSKHSPVEKELVEGEDEEEEEKEHGGKREKLVVRPEEIPPVPENRFLLRRDMPSQEDKTEIVVKEEAPVSTDLKPAVSKSGRKIKGRGTMRYHTPTRSKSRSASVEERGSSETPPHWKEEMKKTKMYQPPSVERWSKGDKLNDHSSSRWDNRSDSAWSRSAEHSSDRSSERSSQCRQKKKEKKKAKHKKKAKKRKHGKKKSSKNKPHPSDGERSVSSEKMTRRSRSLSRSFSSPHHSSTRRRRRSSMSFRDSRSYSRSYTSSRSRSRGRSYSRSRSLSRSRSRSLSRSRSRSYSQSRSRSRSRSRYRSRSFTPSRKRSLSRSPRKRKTTKPKPDVMIHATEKLPESKVTPVSRLPTVTPTETVPVIPLSDSPPPSRWKPGQKPWKPSYIHIQEIKAKVTPSNSSSTGPKVGSTAVKGQTSVAQTSLPGDAEGNKELKPAQRSHSRSPRRRSNTRSYSRSRSRSYSRSRSRSRSRSSHQYKSRSSSYGRSDSENSQKTSSNKMNSLDKDWKKYYTSVKKIKNLDKYVSLTTQDPHSGPENKTGSECSPHISASRRSVSAENVKEKGSSQDSETKPHSALPAESLNRSEWDSDSDKVSQSNSVIPLKMQKPAVQSSEVQDKKSSAPTGWNSESDSENLAARTLAISEKEEGEASSESDYETCRKASEAAIAPSVPDQLEESPKKSAEAGKHKSKKKAKRKRKHKRRGESKSGSHRSKAKKSKRKHQKLKETFHWQPPLEFGEEEEENEFKRERRSPGGAVKKENSDVDVMKMKDPNVTGLHENPAKEECINKNAKHGEPQQEASKRSGASGGHSLSNKEQEALADMDICTPEHDADVAEHPLGHDSQNSASESAVKSTSKSSDVTSNDGALAHSKKQPGATSAPTDSGLEDEVTTCKPSAAVINLKWKPLKGMSALQIVSVPPVNVKNIQIQESQTTSAQGVRMEIKSKSRVRPGSLFDEVRKTARLNQRPRNQESSSEERSPSVGKSKGTSHTRSLKKSRSVSRKSRSVSSHRSRSRGWSHSYSRSRSRSRSSSYSSRSRSRSHRRRGRGRSRSRSSTYRSYRSHSRTYSRSHSRSHSYDRHRRSSRSDSYDSYSSRSRSVSRRRGRRRSDSYRSSDRRSRSYRYSSRSSSRRRSHSRSSRYS, from the exons ATGGGGGTGAAAGAACGCCCTCAGTGTTACTTTGATGTGGAGCTCAACCGGGAGCCAG ttGGGCGCATAGTCTTTCAGCTTTTTTCGGATATTTGCCCCAAGACAAGCAAaaactttctctgtttgtgcACCG GTGAAAGGGGAACCGGGAAAATCACAGGGAAAAAGCTGTGCTACAAAGGCTCCACTTTTCACAGAGTCGTGAAAAACTTTATGATTCAGGGAGGCGACTTCACCGAAG gaaatggaagaggaggagagtccATATATGGTGGCTACTTTGAAG ACGAGAACTTCACTCTCAAACACGACAGAGCCTTCCTGCTGTCGATGGCCAATCGTGGGAAAGACACCAACGGTTCACAGTTCTTCAT CACAACTAAGACGGCACCTCATCTTGACGG AGTCCACGTCGTCTTTGGTTTGGTCATCTCCGGCTTTGAGGTGATAAAGAAGATCGAGGGGCTGAAGACTGATTCAGCCAGCAGACCCTATGCTGATGTGAGGGTGATGGACTGTGGACAGCTGATCACCAAGTCCGCAAATGACG TGCTTCAAGGCAAGCGGAAAAGAGCCTCCCATTCTGCTGACTCTTCCCTCAACTCCCATGACTCGTCCTCCCAGTTCTCCTCTTCGTCTGGATCTGAAAGTGAATCAGATGAAAGgcacaaacatcacaaacacaagagacattcaaaaaacaaacgGCCTAAAAAGAAGCGAAGGGAATCAAAGAAGGAAAACAGCTCTGAGATTCTCCCCTCCAAACACAG TCCTGTGGAAAAAGAGCTGGTTgagggagaggatgaggaggaagaagagaaggagcacGGTGGGAAGAGAGAGAAGCTTGTAGTTCGACCGGAGGAAATCCCACCTGTTCCAGAGAATCGATTCCTGCTGCGACGGGACATGCCATCGCAGgaagataaaacagaaat agttgTGAAAGAAGAGGCCCCAGTTTCAACTGACCTGAAACCTGCGGTGTCAAAGTCCGGACGGAAAATCAAAGGCAGAGGAACAATG agaTATCACACTCCCACAAGGTCTAAATCGCGCTCTGCATCCGTTGAGGAGCGTGGAAGCAGTGAAACTCCACCACACtggaaagaagaaatgaagaaaaccaAAATGTATCAACCCCCGAGCGTCGAGAGGTGGAGCAAAGGAGACAA ATTGAATGACCATTCCTCAAGCAGATGGGACAACAGAAGCGACTCCGCGTGGTCCCGGTCTGCAGAGCATTCTTCAGACCGCAGCTCAGAGAGGTCCAGCCAATGCcgccaaaagaaaaaggagaagaagaaagccaaacacaagaagaaggCCAAAAAACGCAAacatgggaaaaagaaaagttctaAAAACAAACCTCATCCATCAGATGGCGAAAGGTCAGTGTCTTCAGAGAAGATGACCAGAAGATCTCGTTCCCTAAGTCGGTCCTTTTCAAGTCCGCATCATTCTTCAACCCGAAGGAGGCGTCGGTCCTCGATGTCGTTCAGAGACTCACGATCCTACTCTAGGTCCTACACATCCAGTCGGTCCAGATCTCGAGGGAGGTCGTACTCAAGATCCAGAAGTCTTTCTAGGTCCAGAAGTCGATCCCTGTCTAGATCCAGGTCTCGCTCCTATTCTCAGTCGAGATCGAGATCAAGATCTAGGTCCAGATACAGATCCAGGTCTTTTACACCATCCAGAAAAAGGAGTTTATCCAGATctccaagaaaaagaaaaacaaccaagcCCAAACCTGACGTCATGATCCATGCGACTGAGAAGCTTCCAGAGAGTAAAGTCACACCTGTCTCCAGACTGCCAACAGTCACGCCTACTGAAACTGTCCCTGTGATCCCGCTGAGTGACAGTCCTCCACCCTCACGCTGGAAGCCAGGCCAAAAACCCTGGAAGCCCTCCTACATCCATATTCAAGAGATTAAAGCTAAAGTAACTCCAAGTAATAGTTCCTCCACTGGGCCAAAGGTTGGTAGTACTGCAGTAAAAGGTCAGACTTCAGTTGCACAAACATCTCTGCCAGGTGACGCTGAAGGCAACAAGGAACTCAAACCTGCACAGCGCTCACACAGCAGGTCGCCCAGAAGAAGGTCCAACACTCGCTCTTACAGTCGCTCAAGGAGTAGAAGTTATAgtaggtccaggtccagatccaggtctAGATCCTCTCACCAGTACAAGAGCAGGTCGTCCTCCTACGGCAGATCGGACTCTGAAAACTCCCAGAAAACAAGCAGCAACAAGATGAATTCACTAGACAAGGATTGGAAGAAGTATTACACctctgtgaagaaaataaaaaatttagaTAAGTACGTTTCACTCACCACTCAAGATCCTCACTCAGGACCAGAGAACAAGACGGGCAGCGAGTGTAGTCCTCATATCAGTGCATCAAGAAGAAGTGTCTCTGCGGAGAACGTAAAAGAGAAAGGCAGCTCACAAGACTCTGAGACAAAACCCCACAGTGCATTGCCGGCTGAGAGCCTTAATAGGTCTGAATGGGATAGTGACAGCGATAAAGTGAGCCAAAGCAACAGCGTTATCCCGTTAAAAATGCAGAAACCGGCGGTTCAGTCCAGTGAGGTTCAGGACAAGAAGTCGTCTGCTCCTACTGGGTGGAATTCAGAAAGCGATTCTGAAAACCTAGCAGCCAGGACATTGGCTATATCTGAAAAAGAGGAAGGGGAAGCCAGTTCAGAATCCGACTATGAGACTTGTAGAAAGGCATCAGAGGCAGCAATTGCTCCCTCGGTCCCAGATCAGTTGGAGGAAAGTCCCAAAAAGTCTGCGGAGGCCGGGAAGCACAAGAGCAAGAAGAAAGCCAAGCGGAAGCGTAAACATAAGAGGAGAGGCGAGAGTAAATCGGGCTCCCATCGCAGTAAGGCCAAGAAATCTAAGAGAAAACATCAGAAGCTGAAAGAGACTTTTCACTGGCAGCCACCTTTAGAGtttggagaggaggaagaagaaaacgaATTCAAGAGGGAGAGACGCAGTCCTGGTGGGGCTGTTAAAAAAGAGAATTCAGATGTAGATGTTATGAAGATGAAGGACCCAAATGTAACCGGTTTACATGAAAATCCTGCAAAAGAAGAATGtatcaacaaaaatgcaaaacacgGTGAACCTCAACAAGAGGCGTCCAAGCGGAGCGGTGCTAGCGGCGGTCACTCGTTGAGTAACAAAGAGCAAGAAGCATTAGCCGATATGGACATCTGCACCCCGGAGCATGACGCCGATGTCGCTGAGCATCCGCTCGGACATGATTCTCAAAACAGCGCCTCTGAATCTGCTGTGAAATCTACCTCAAAGTCTTCAGATGTTACAAGCAACGACGGTGCTTTAGCTCATAGCAAAAAGCAGCCCGGTGCTACTTCTGCACCCACAGATAGTGGACTGGAAGATGAAGTAACCACTTGCAAACCTTCCGCCGCTGTGATTAATTTAAAATGGAAGCCGCTGAAAGGAATGTCGGCCCTGCAGATTGTCAGCGTGCCTCCTGTCAACGTGAAAAACATCCAAATTCAGGAGAGCCAGACCACCAGCGCGCAGGGCGTGAGAATGGAGATCAAGAGTAAAAGCCGGGTGCGACCGGGGTCTCTGTTCGACGAGGTCCGTAAGACGGCGCGGCTCAACCAGAGGCCGAGAAACCAGGAGAGCTCCAGTGAAGAAAGGTCGCCTTCCGTGGGAAAGTCCAAGGGAACGTCGCACACCCGCTCCCTGAAGAAGTCCAGGTCCGTGTCTAGAAAGTCTCGCTCTGTTTCCAGTCACCGGTCGCGCTCCAGAGGCTGGTCCCACTCCTACAGCAGGTCCAGAAGTAGATCCCGCAGCTCCAGCTACTCCTccag GAGTCGTAGCCGGAGTCACAGGAGACGTGGGAGAGGACGATCGCGCTCTCGCAGCAGCACATATCGAAGTTACAGGAGTCACAG tcGGACGTACAGTAGAAGTCATTCCAGGAGTCACTCGTACGATCGCCATAGGAGGTCCAG CAGGTCGGATTCCTACGACAGCTATTCCAGCCGGAGTCGGAGCGTGAGCCGGAGACGAGGGCGCAGGCGAAGCGACAGCTACAGGAGCTCAGACCGCCGGTCCAG GTCGTACCGATACTCCAGTCGTAGCTCTTCAAGGCGAAGGAGTCACAGTCGCAGCAGCCGCTACAGCTAA
- the nktr gene encoding NK-tumor recognition protein isoform X3, producing the protein MGVKERPQCYFDVELNREPVGRIVFQLFSDICPKTSKNFLCLCTGERGTGKITGKKLCYKGSTFHRVVKNFMIQGGDFTEGNGRGGESIYGGYFEDENFTLKHDRAFLLSMANRGKDTNGSQFFITTKTAPHLDGVHVVFGLVISGFEVIKKIEGLKTDSASRPYADVRVMDCGQLITKSANDVLQGKRKRASHSADSSLNSHDSSSQFSSSSGSESESDERHKHHKHKRHSKNKRPKKKRRESKKENSSEILPSKHSPVEKELVEGEDEEEEEKEHGGKREKLVVRPEEIPPVPENRFLLRRDMPSQEDKTEIVVKEEAPVSTDLKPAVSKSGRKIKGRGTMRYHTPTRSKSRSASVEERGSSETPPHWKEEMKKTKMYQPPSVERWSKGDKWDNRSDSAWSRSAEHSSDRSSERSSQCRQKKKEKKKAKHKKKAKKRKHGKKKSSKNKPHPSDGERSVSSEKMTRRSRSLSRSFSSPHHSSTRRRRRSSMSFRDSRSYSRSYTSSRSRSRGRSYSRSRSLSRSRSRSLSRSRSRSYSQSRSRSRSRSRYRSRSFTPSRKRSLSRSPRKRKTTKPKPDVMIHATEKLPESKVTPVSRLPTVTPTETVPVIPLSDSPPPSRWKPGQKPWKPSYIHIQEIKAKVTPSNSSSTGPKVGSTAVKGQTSVAQTSLPGDAEGNKELKPAQRSHSRSPRRRSNTRSYSRSRSRSYSRSRSRSRSRSSHQYKSRSSSYGRSDSENSQKTSSNKMNSLDKDWKKYYTSVKKIKNLDKYVSLTTQDPHSGPENKTGSECSPHISASRRSVSAENVKEKGSSQDSETKPHSALPAESLNRSEWDSDSDKVSQSNSVIPLKMQKPAVQSSEVQDKKSSAPTGWNSESDSENLAARTLAISEKEEGEASSESDYETCRKASEAAIAPSVPDQLEESPKKSAEAGKHKSKKKAKRKRKHKRRGESKSGSHRSKAKKSKRKHQKLKETFHWQPPLEFGEEEEENEFKRERRSPGGAVKKENSDVDVMKMKDPNVTGLHENPAKEECINKNAKHGEPQQEASKRSGASGGHSLSNKEQEALADMDICTPEHDADVAEHPLGHDSQNSASESAVKSTSKSSDVTSNDGALAHSKKQPGATSAPTDSGLEDEVTTCKPSAAVINLKWKPLKGMSALQIVSVPPVNVKNIQIQESQTTSAQGVRMEIKSKSRVRPGSLFDEVRKTARLNQRPRNQESSSEERSPSVGKSKGTSHTRSLKKSRSVSRKSRSVSSHRSRSRGWSHSYSRSRSRSRSSSYSSRSRSRSHRRRGRGRSRSRSSTYRSYRSHSRTYSRSHSRSHSYDRHRRSSRSDSYDSYSSRSRSVSRRRGRRRSDSYRSSDRRSRSYRYSSRSSSRRRSHSRSSRYS; encoded by the exons ATGGGGGTGAAAGAACGCCCTCAGTGTTACTTTGATGTGGAGCTCAACCGGGAGCCAG ttGGGCGCATAGTCTTTCAGCTTTTTTCGGATATTTGCCCCAAGACAAGCAAaaactttctctgtttgtgcACCG GTGAAAGGGGAACCGGGAAAATCACAGGGAAAAAGCTGTGCTACAAAGGCTCCACTTTTCACAGAGTCGTGAAAAACTTTATGATTCAGGGAGGCGACTTCACCGAAG gaaatggaagaggaggagagtccATATATGGTGGCTACTTTGAAG ACGAGAACTTCACTCTCAAACACGACAGAGCCTTCCTGCTGTCGATGGCCAATCGTGGGAAAGACACCAACGGTTCACAGTTCTTCAT CACAACTAAGACGGCACCTCATCTTGACGG AGTCCACGTCGTCTTTGGTTTGGTCATCTCCGGCTTTGAGGTGATAAAGAAGATCGAGGGGCTGAAGACTGATTCAGCCAGCAGACCCTATGCTGATGTGAGGGTGATGGACTGTGGACAGCTGATCACCAAGTCCGCAAATGACG TGCTTCAAGGCAAGCGGAAAAGAGCCTCCCATTCTGCTGACTCTTCCCTCAACTCCCATGACTCGTCCTCCCAGTTCTCCTCTTCGTCTGGATCTGAAAGTGAATCAGATGAAAGgcacaaacatcacaaacacaagagacattcaaaaaacaaacgGCCTAAAAAGAAGCGAAGGGAATCAAAGAAGGAAAACAGCTCTGAGATTCTCCCCTCCAAACACAG TCCTGTGGAAAAAGAGCTGGTTgagggagaggatgaggaggaagaagagaaggagcacGGTGGGAAGAGAGAGAAGCTTGTAGTTCGACCGGAGGAAATCCCACCTGTTCCAGAGAATCGATTCCTGCTGCGACGGGACATGCCATCGCAGgaagataaaacagaaat agttgTGAAAGAAGAGGCCCCAGTTTCAACTGACCTGAAACCTGCGGTGTCAAAGTCCGGACGGAAAATCAAAGGCAGAGGAACAATG agaTATCACACTCCCACAAGGTCTAAATCGCGCTCTGCATCCGTTGAGGAGCGTGGAAGCAGTGAAACTCCACCACACtggaaagaagaaatgaagaaaaccaAAATGTATCAACCCCCGAGCGTCGAGAGGTGGAGCAAAGGAGACAA ATGGGACAACAGAAGCGACTCCGCGTGGTCCCGGTCTGCAGAGCATTCTTCAGACCGCAGCTCAGAGAGGTCCAGCCAATGCcgccaaaagaaaaaggagaagaagaaagccaaacacaagaagaaggCCAAAAAACGCAAacatgggaaaaagaaaagttctaAAAACAAACCTCATCCATCAGATGGCGAAAGGTCAGTGTCTTCAGAGAAGATGACCAGAAGATCTCGTTCCCTAAGTCGGTCCTTTTCAAGTCCGCATCATTCTTCAACCCGAAGGAGGCGTCGGTCCTCGATGTCGTTCAGAGACTCACGATCCTACTCTAGGTCCTACACATCCAGTCGGTCCAGATCTCGAGGGAGGTCGTACTCAAGATCCAGAAGTCTTTCTAGGTCCAGAAGTCGATCCCTGTCTAGATCCAGGTCTCGCTCCTATTCTCAGTCGAGATCGAGATCAAGATCTAGGTCCAGATACAGATCCAGGTCTTTTACACCATCCAGAAAAAGGAGTTTATCCAGATctccaagaaaaagaaaaacaaccaagcCCAAACCTGACGTCATGATCCATGCGACTGAGAAGCTTCCAGAGAGTAAAGTCACACCTGTCTCCAGACTGCCAACAGTCACGCCTACTGAAACTGTCCCTGTGATCCCGCTGAGTGACAGTCCTCCACCCTCACGCTGGAAGCCAGGCCAAAAACCCTGGAAGCCCTCCTACATCCATATTCAAGAGATTAAAGCTAAAGTAACTCCAAGTAATAGTTCCTCCACTGGGCCAAAGGTTGGTAGTACTGCAGTAAAAGGTCAGACTTCAGTTGCACAAACATCTCTGCCAGGTGACGCTGAAGGCAACAAGGAACTCAAACCTGCACAGCGCTCACACAGCAGGTCGCCCAGAAGAAGGTCCAACACTCGCTCTTACAGTCGCTCAAGGAGTAGAAGTTATAgtaggtccaggtccagatccaggtctAGATCCTCTCACCAGTACAAGAGCAGGTCGTCCTCCTACGGCAGATCGGACTCTGAAAACTCCCAGAAAACAAGCAGCAACAAGATGAATTCACTAGACAAGGATTGGAAGAAGTATTACACctctgtgaagaaaataaaaaatttagaTAAGTACGTTTCACTCACCACTCAAGATCCTCACTCAGGACCAGAGAACAAGACGGGCAGCGAGTGTAGTCCTCATATCAGTGCATCAAGAAGAAGTGTCTCTGCGGAGAACGTAAAAGAGAAAGGCAGCTCACAAGACTCTGAGACAAAACCCCACAGTGCATTGCCGGCTGAGAGCCTTAATAGGTCTGAATGGGATAGTGACAGCGATAAAGTGAGCCAAAGCAACAGCGTTATCCCGTTAAAAATGCAGAAACCGGCGGTTCAGTCCAGTGAGGTTCAGGACAAGAAGTCGTCTGCTCCTACTGGGTGGAATTCAGAAAGCGATTCTGAAAACCTAGCAGCCAGGACATTGGCTATATCTGAAAAAGAGGAAGGGGAAGCCAGTTCAGAATCCGACTATGAGACTTGTAGAAAGGCATCAGAGGCAGCAATTGCTCCCTCGGTCCCAGATCAGTTGGAGGAAAGTCCCAAAAAGTCTGCGGAGGCCGGGAAGCACAAGAGCAAGAAGAAAGCCAAGCGGAAGCGTAAACATAAGAGGAGAGGCGAGAGTAAATCGGGCTCCCATCGCAGTAAGGCCAAGAAATCTAAGAGAAAACATCAGAAGCTGAAAGAGACTTTTCACTGGCAGCCACCTTTAGAGtttggagaggaggaagaagaaaacgaATTCAAGAGGGAGAGACGCAGTCCTGGTGGGGCTGTTAAAAAAGAGAATTCAGATGTAGATGTTATGAAGATGAAGGACCCAAATGTAACCGGTTTACATGAAAATCCTGCAAAAGAAGAATGtatcaacaaaaatgcaaaacacgGTGAACCTCAACAAGAGGCGTCCAAGCGGAGCGGTGCTAGCGGCGGTCACTCGTTGAGTAACAAAGAGCAAGAAGCATTAGCCGATATGGACATCTGCACCCCGGAGCATGACGCCGATGTCGCTGAGCATCCGCTCGGACATGATTCTCAAAACAGCGCCTCTGAATCTGCTGTGAAATCTACCTCAAAGTCTTCAGATGTTACAAGCAACGACGGTGCTTTAGCTCATAGCAAAAAGCAGCCCGGTGCTACTTCTGCACCCACAGATAGTGGACTGGAAGATGAAGTAACCACTTGCAAACCTTCCGCCGCTGTGATTAATTTAAAATGGAAGCCGCTGAAAGGAATGTCGGCCCTGCAGATTGTCAGCGTGCCTCCTGTCAACGTGAAAAACATCCAAATTCAGGAGAGCCAGACCACCAGCGCGCAGGGCGTGAGAATGGAGATCAAGAGTAAAAGCCGGGTGCGACCGGGGTCTCTGTTCGACGAGGTCCGTAAGACGGCGCGGCTCAACCAGAGGCCGAGAAACCAGGAGAGCTCCAGTGAAGAAAGGTCGCCTTCCGTGGGAAAGTCCAAGGGAACGTCGCACACCCGCTCCCTGAAGAAGTCCAGGTCCGTGTCTAGAAAGTCTCGCTCTGTTTCCAGTCACCGGTCGCGCTCCAGAGGCTGGTCCCACTCCTACAGCAGGTCCAGAAGTAGATCCCGCAGCTCCAGCTACTCCTccag GAGTCGTAGCCGGAGTCACAGGAGACGTGGGAGAGGACGATCGCGCTCTCGCAGCAGCACATATCGAAGTTACAGGAGTCACAG tcGGACGTACAGTAGAAGTCATTCCAGGAGTCACTCGTACGATCGCCATAGGAGGTCCAG CAGGTCGGATTCCTACGACAGCTATTCCAGCCGGAGTCGGAGCGTGAGCCGGAGACGAGGGCGCAGGCGAAGCGACAGCTACAGGAGCTCAGACCGCCGGTCCAG GTCGTACCGATACTCCAGTCGTAGCTCTTCAAGGCGAAGGAGTCACAGTCGCAGCAGCCGCTACAGCTAA